One Gemmatimonadota bacterium DNA window includes the following coding sequences:
- a CDS encoding sigma-54 dependent transcriptional regulator, which translates to MAAQEREKSGLNAIIGESEAVVKMKAQIQQVAATDYTTVLIVGETGTGKELVAQAVHSESGRAGGPFVPVNCSAIHGNLFESAFFGHKKGAFTDAKADQKGYFELANGGTLFLDEVGDMPLEVQVRLLRALEDRCIRPVGSSDEIAVDVRVVAATNRALAAAVREGTFREDLYYRLNVFAIQVPPLRERGGDVLFLARHFLAGYARDLWKPLVGFSREAEDLLQKQVFPGNVRMLKNAVERAAILCGGREIDADDLSFELFEIGPVSSVDRVVQSFPEDQMSLPAFERALLCEALRRTEGNQVQAAELLDVSRMVLRNRMKRYGLV; encoded by the coding sequence ATGGCGGCACAGGAGCGAGAGAAGAGCGGTTTGAATGCGATTATAGGGGAGAGTGAGGCGGTTGTGAAGATGAAGGCGCAGATTCAGCAGGTGGCTGCGACTGATTATACGACGGTGCTGATTGTTGGAGAGACGGGTACGGGGAAGGAACTGGTTGCGCAAGCCGTGCATAGCGAGAGTGGTCGCGCTGGCGGTCCGTTTGTTCCCGTGAATTGTTCTGCTATTCACGGCAATCTGTTTGAGAGCGCGTTTTTTGGGCATAAGAAGGGCGCGTTTACAGATGCGAAGGCAGATCAGAAGGGCTATTTTGAGCTGGCGAATGGCGGTACGCTGTTTCTGGACGAGGTTGGGGATATGCCGCTTGAGGTGCAGGTGCGCCTGTTGCGCGCTCTGGAGGATCGATGCATCCGTCCCGTGGGGAGTAGTGATGAGATTGCGGTGGATGTGCGCGTGGTTGCAGCGACTAATAGGGCGCTTGCTGCGGCGGTGAGGGAAGGGACGTTCAGGGAGGATCTGTATTACAGGTTGAATGTATTTGCGATTCAGGTGCCGCCTTTGCGCGAGCGAGGAGGGGATGTTCTGTTTTTGGCGCGACATTTTTTGGCTGGTTATGCCCGCGATTTGTGGAAGCCGCTGGTGGGGTTTTCGAGAGAGGCAGAGGATTTGCTTCAGAAACAGGTGTTTCCAGGCAATGTTCGGATGCTGAAGAATGCGGTTGAACGGGCAGCGATTTTGTGCGGGGGTAGGGAGATTGATGCGGATGATCTGAGTTTTGAGCTATTTGAGATTGGTCCGGTCAGTAGCGTTGATCGCGTGGTGCAGTCCTTTCCCGAGGATCAGATGAGTCTGCCCGCATTTGAGAGGGCACTGCTTTGTGAGGCTTTGCGACGAACAGAGGGGAACCAGGTTCAGGCAGCCGAGCTTCTGGATGTTTCGAGGATGGTTTTAAGGAATAGGATGAAGCGGTATGGGTTGGTTTGA
- a CDS encoding tetratricopeptide repeat protein, whose translation MEIGLRFCMVVCCASCIALPLLAEEDEAPQQDTTYRNTMFALSQRQIQAGEINEAMATLKRILELFPEDAHVYSQLGYIYLKRKEYKEAIDAFKTAKKFDKSLVEAYVGLGLTYSEEPTQGLQSDDNFYRAIREAKRATKLDPNYGPAYRLLGEVYERFRENYIKSMQYYQKYVELEPDNPEGLYSYGLACVQAKEFDKILEHIAPYLTAHPDVVPLLPIVAQGHFYNDEAQKA comes from the coding sequence ATGGAAATTGGATTGCGGTTCTGCATGGTCGTCTGCTGTGCCTCTTGCATTGCACTGCCTCTTCTTGCAGAAGAAGATGAAGCACCTCAACAAGACACAACCTACCGAAATACAATGTTTGCCCTGAGCCAGCGCCAGATTCAAGCGGGTGAAATCAACGAGGCCATGGCGACCCTGAAACGCATTTTAGAACTTTTCCCAGAAGACGCCCATGTGTATTCCCAACTAGGTTATATCTATCTTAAACGGAAAGAATACAAAGAAGCTATAGATGCCTTCAAAACAGCCAAAAAATTCGACAAAAGCCTTGTCGAAGCCTATGTTGGACTTGGTCTTACATATTCCGAAGAGCCCACGCAAGGATTGCAATCTGATGACAATTTCTACAGAGCCATTCGCGAAGCCAAGCGCGCGACCAAACTCGATCCCAACTACGGTCCGGCCTATCGCTTGCTCGGCGAAGTCTATGAGCGATTTCGAGAAAACTATATTAAGTCTATGCAATATTATCAGAAATACGTCGAACTCGAACCCGATAATCCCGAGGGCCTTTATTCTTACGGCTTAGCCTGTGTACAGGCCAAAGAGTTTGACAAAATTCTCGAACATATTGCTCCCTATCTCACGGCACATCCCGACGTCGTTCCACTCTTGCCCATTGTTGCACAGGGTCATTTTTACAACGACGAGGCGCAAAAAGCTC
- a CDS encoding zf-HC2 domain-containing protein has protein sequence MNCDITREQLIDYLYDEDIRPEARERLKAHIETCPSCSQTLEELGSTSRILNAWGDEKPDMDLVFVQDRQPFWQNLLPTRYPKTWATVGVAIAAILIFTFLNIEFAIQDGAFHTTIGPRSSDSPERVAIADTSEVSTLDTPITRSEFITHQQNLIDYTHRLVQESQNQQRDEINNTFIRLVSELETQRQQDLLHIDHVLTQMDSVKNILLETQHQQDLLRIDRGLQTLYNTYETRYDHILTQMDSVKNILYDNAVEVYSVPVGNEPYRTIPTRGKTP, from the coding sequence ATGAACTGTGACATCACCCGCGAACAACTCATCGACTACCTCTACGACGAAGACATCCGTCCAGAAGCACGTGAACGCCTCAAAGCACACATCGAAACCTGCCCATCATGCAGCCAAACCCTTGAAGAACTGGGCAGCACATCCCGCATCCTCAATGCCTGGGGCGACGAAAAACCCGACATGGACCTCGTCTTCGTACAGGATCGCCAACCCTTCTGGCAAAACCTGCTCCCCACACGATACCCCAAAACCTGGGCAACTGTAGGCGTAGCCATCGCCGCAATCCTCATCTTCACCTTTCTCAACATCGAATTTGCCATACAAGACGGCGCATTCCACACCACTATTGGCCCGCGATCCAGCGATTCGCCTGAACGAGTTGCCATCGCCGACACCTCTGAAGTCTCCACATTAGACACCCCTATCACGCGCAGTGAATTTATCACCCACCAACAAAATCTGATCGACTACACCCATCGCCTCGTCCAGGAATCGCAAAACCAGCAGCGCGATGAAATCAACAACACATTCATCCGCCTCGTAAGCGAACTCGAAACCCAGCGCCAACAGGACCTCCTGCACATTGACCACGTCCTGACACAGATGGACTCTGTTAAAAACATCCTTCTCGAAACCCAACACCAACAGGACCTCTTGCGTATTGACCGCGGGCTACAGACCCTCTACAACACCTATGAAACCCGATATGACCATATACTGACACAGATGGACTCTGTTAAAAACATCCTTTATGATAACGCAGTTGAAGTTTACAGCGTACCTGTAGGAAACGAACCATACCGCACGATACCCACAAGAGGAAAAACCCCATGA
- a CDS encoding ankyrin repeat domain-containing protein — protein MIENASSVALHRLVLQGSIDELVEVLLNGEVDVNSVNNVGSTSLHLAAMLNDVETIKLLLKFGADVEAQNREGWTALHVASQKDAYEAAAVLLNQGAETDVTDAAGRTPVFFANARVAELFCSSRRPK, from the coding sequence ATGATTGAAAATGCGTCTAGTGTCGCCCTCCACCGATTGGTTTTACAGGGGTCTATCGACGAACTGGTCGAAGTTTTACTAAATGGCGAGGTTGATGTTAACTCAGTGAATAACGTAGGCAGCACCTCGCTGCATCTCGCCGCAATGCTGAACGATGTCGAGACGATAAAATTACTTCTAAAGTTTGGTGCCGACGTTGAGGCTCAGAATCGCGAAGGGTGGACTGCCTTACATGTCGCGAGTCAAAAAGATGCCTACGAAGCTGCCGCCGTATTGCTGAATCAAGGTGCTGAAACTGATGTTACCGATGCCGCAGGTCGAACGCCTGTGTTTTTCGCCAATGCTAGAGTCGCCGAATTGTTTTGCAGTTCGAGGAGACCAAAATGA
- a CDS encoding leucine-rich repeat domain-containing protein — MWKRKTIFPIIALALLIQPLPLLSVPSPDFDGDGTVGFPDFLAFVEHFGTSRGDGKYEAKYDLDGNGTVEFSDFLAFVNDFGKDVPPSDGDSTPVVIPDANLRAVIADSLGKASGEAIIAVDMATLTRLEVPNKEIHDLTGLEFATNLTWLDLGSEFVSGSGGGYINNNNISDFSPLSSLTSLERLYLDNTDIPDISVLSGLPNLTLLDLSYNSILDYSPLSKLTSLEGLSLRRIYLADISDLISVLSGLPNLTLLDLNSNDTISDFSPLSSLPTLTRLSLISSSISDVSWISTLTNLEWLTLSYNDISDITPLSNLTNLETVWLGNNNISDISAVANMTNLEWLRLERNSISDISALSDLTNLRSLWLSGNSISDISALSGLTSLTSLYSYNCLISDITPLSNLTRLERLSLNNYNIQGLSYNNISDITPLSNLTNLRMLSLRINSISDLAPLVANTGLGDGDQVDMRSNPLSATSLNTHIPALQDRGVAVRFGSSKPAVQKNEDLRDILGAVMKPFGDEEWKAEEYIYNRGNVDRLERR, encoded by the coding sequence ATGTGGAAACGTAAGACGATTTTTCCTATTATTGCCCTCGCGCTGTTGATTCAGCCGCTGCCTCTGTTATCTGTGCCTTCTCCGGACTTTGATGGGGATGGCACCGTGGGATTTCCAGACTTTTTGGCCTTTGTGGAACACTTCGGAACAAGTCGTGGCGATGGAAAGTACGAAGCAAAGTACGATTTGGATGGAAATGGCACCGTGGAATTTTCCGATTTTCTGGCCTTTGTCAATGATTTCGGCAAAGACGTACCGCCCTCTGATGGCGACTCAACGCCAGTTGTCATTCCGGACGCGAATCTACGTGCTGTAATCGCAGATAGCCTGGGCAAAGCGAGTGGCGAAGCGATCATCGCCGTTGATATGGCAACCCTGACCCGTCTTGAAGTGCCGAATAAGGAAATTCACGATTTGACAGGGCTGGAATTTGCAACCAATCTAACATGGCTGGATTTGGGTTCAGAATTCGTAAGTGGCAGTGGCGGTGGGTACATCAACAACAACAACATATCAGACTTCTCTCCCTTGTCGAGTTTGACCAGTTTAGAAAGGCTGTATCTTGACAACACCGACATCCCGGATATATCGGTGTTGTCGGGATTGCCCAATCTGACCCTTTTGGATCTAAGCTACAACAGTATCTTAGACTACTCTCCCCTATCCAAATTGACCAGTTTAGAAGGGCTATCGCTTAGGCGTATCTACCTCGCGGATATATCGGATCTCATATCGGTGTTGTCGGGATTGCCCAATCTGACCCTTTTGGATCTAAACAGCAACGACACCATATCAGACTTCTCCCCTCTATCGAGTTTGCCCACTCTGACACGGCTTAGCCTTATTAGTAGCTCAATTTCAGATGTGTCCTGGATATCGACTTTGACCAATCTGGAATGGCTGACTCTTAGCTACAACGACATTTCGGACATTACCCCGCTATCTAACTTGACGAATTTAGAAACGGTGTGGCTTGGCAACAACAACATCTCGGACATCTCGGCGGTGGCAAACATGACCAATCTGGAATGGCTAAGGCTTGAACGCAACTCAATTTCGGATATATCTGCACTGTCTGATTTGACCAATCTGAGAAGTCTATGGCTTAGCGGAAATTCAATTTCCGATATATCTGCGCTGTCTGGCCTGACCAGTCTAACAAGCCTGTATAGCTACAACTGTTTAATCTCGGACATTACCCCACTGTCTAACTTGACCCGTCTGGAAAGGTTATCCCTTAACAACTACAACATCCAGGGTCTTAGCTACAACAACATCTCGGATATTACCCCGCTGTCTAACTTGACGAATCTAAGAATGCTAAGTCTTCGCATCAACAGCATATCAGACCTTGCCCCACTGGTGGCAAACACGGGATTAGGCGACGGAGATCAGGTGGACATGCGGAGTAACCCGTTGAGTGCGACATCGCTCAACACACACATTCCCGCCCTTCAGGACAGAGGGGTTGCGGTTCGATTTGGCTCATCAAAGCCCGCGGTTCAGAAAAACGAGGACCTGCGGGATATACTCGGCGCGGTTATGAAACCGTTTGGGGATGAGGAATGGAAGGCAGAGGAATACATTTACAATCGGGGCAATGTTGATCGGTTAGAAAGGCGATGA
- a CDS encoding sigma-70 family RNA polymerase sigma factor, which translates to MNDAELIAQFRAGQIAAFNTLVKRWECPIYNFVLRYVGNRDDARDLCQQTFIRAYKNMRRLRDPDKFTSWIYQIALNACRDAGRRRSLISLDTLDTPIADTTTPPDAIVHEQSVRDLLNRALQNLPEEQRVVIIMKEYQGLKFTEIAETLKVPINTVKSRMYYGLSALKKIFDRWHISEDMVRYEL; encoded by the coding sequence ATGAACGATGCGGAATTGATTGCCCAGTTCCGAGCCGGGCAAATCGCGGCCTTTAACACCCTGGTCAAACGCTGGGAATGCCCGATCTACAACTTTGTCCTGCGCTATGTGGGCAATCGAGACGACGCGCGCGACCTGTGTCAACAAACCTTTATCCGCGCGTACAAAAACATGCGGCGTCTGCGCGACCCCGACAAATTCACCTCGTGGATCTATCAAATCGCGCTCAACGCCTGCCGAGACGCTGGCCGCCGTCGCAGCCTCATCTCCCTCGATACACTCGACACCCCCATAGCAGACACAACAACGCCTCCAGACGCGATAGTTCACGAACAAAGCGTTCGGGACCTCCTCAACCGCGCACTGCAAAACTTGCCCGAAGAACAGCGCGTCGTCATCATCATGAAAGAATATCAGGGACTAAAATTCACCGAAATTGCCGAAACACTCAAAGTGCCTATCAACACCGTCAAATCCAGAATGTATTACGGCCTCTCTGCCCTCAAAAAAATCTTTGACCGCTGGCACATCAGCGAGGACATGGTGCGTTATGAACTGTGA
- a CDS encoding tetratricopeptide repeat protein — protein sequence MRILQSGKVEFFRGNFISARKKLYPFAEQGNADAQHIIGLIMQDIDQDFLEAVKWFKCAADQGHSHAQFDLGMIYRFGLGVPRDEKEAVKWFKRAADQSHVHARHELSYCCRGIRQSDSRQLCLRKAQKPVKN from the coding sequence ATGAGAATTTTGCAGTCGGGGAAAGTAGAATTTTTTCGGGGGAATTTTATTTCCGCCCGTAAAAAATTGTATCCATTCGCCGAGCAGGGAAATGCGGATGCGCAACATATCATTGGCCTGATTATGCAGGATATTGACCAGGATTTTTTAGAAGCGGTGAAATGGTTCAAATGCGCTGCCGACCAGGGCCATTCACACGCCCAATTCGATCTTGGAATGATATACAGATTTGGTCTGGGCGTGCCTCGAGACGAAAAGGAAGCGGTGAAATGGTTCAAACGCGCTGCCGACCAGAGCCATGTCCACGCTCGGCACGAACTGAGCTACTGCTGCCGAGGAATTAGGCAAAGTGATTCTCGACAGTTGTGCCTTCGTAAAGCGCAAAAACCTGTAAAAAATTGA
- a CDS encoding leucine-rich repeat domain-containing protein — protein sequence MSKHMIFIALVLLLYPLSLLSASSPEGDVDIPDKNLRAVIADSLGKTPDEAITADKMATLTRLKAPNRGIRDLTGLEFATSLRSLNLGNEKVNGKYVNSNEISDLSPLSDLTSLRILDLSDNSLSDISPLSGLTINLTFLNLSKNSISDVSPLSNLTHLGSLFLSNNSLSDISPLSNLTGLRLLSLSDNSISDISPLFSLIRLERLFLSNNGLSDISPISDLTNLTLLNLSDNAISDMSPLSGLNRLKYLYLRRNSISDLAPLVANKGLRDKDAVDVQNNPLSATSLNTHIPALQSRGIKVRFSTSI from the coding sequence ATGTCTAAACACATGATTTTCATTGCCCTGGTGCTGTTGCTTTATCCATTGTCTCTGTTATCTGCATCTTCTCCGGAAGGTGATGTGGACATTCCGGACAAGAATCTTCGTGCCGTGATCGCAGACAGCTTGGGCAAGACGCCTGACGAGGCGATCACGGCCGATAAAATGGCAACTTTAACCCGTCTTAAAGCACCAAATAGGGGCATTCGTGATTTGACAGGGCTGGAGTTTGCAACCAGCCTGAGATCTCTGAATCTGGGTAATGAGAAGGTCAATGGTAAATACGTCAACAGCAATGAAATCTCAGACCTCTCGCCCCTGTCTGACTTGACCAGCCTGAGAATACTGGATCTTTCCGACAATAGCCTCTCAGATATATCCCCACTGTCTGGCTTGACCATCAATCTGACATTCCTGAATCTTTCCAAAAACAGTATCTCAGATGTATCCCCACTGTCTAACTTGACCCACCTGGGATCGCTGTTTCTTTCCAACAATAGCCTCTCAGATATATCCCCACTGTCTAACTTGACCGGCCTGAGATTGCTGAGTCTTTCCGACAATAGCATCTCAGATATATCCCCACTGTTCAGCTTGATTAGATTGGAAAGGCTGTTTCTTTCCAACAATGGCCTCTCAGATATATCCCCAATTTCTGACTTGACCAATCTGACATTGCTGAATCTTAGTGACAACGCCATTTCCGACATGTCTCCACTGTCTGGTTTGAACCGCCTGAAATACCTGTATCTTCGTCGCAACAGCATCTCGGACCTTGCTCCATTGGTGGCAAACAAAGGATTGCGCGATAAAGATGCGGTTGATGTACAAAACAACCCGCTGAGTGCCACATCGCTCAACACGCACATTCCAGCTCTTCAGAGCAGAGGGATTAAAGTAAGGTTTAGCACATCAATTTGA
- a CDS encoding TIGR02206 family membrane protein, with translation MPLSEFEFFGFAHVVAMGVILVVPIVLTLVVRRLDSERTTQAICCAFAGVIALNEVLNWSYRLATVGVHEFVREYMPLHVCGITVFAAVITLVFRRQTAYEIAYFWGLVGATNAVVTPQLEFGYPQYRFFQYFIAHGGIVAAALFATWGLGLRPVARSVLRVFVLLNVLAVVLIGVNLMLGSNYMFLCQPPDTKSPFFFLPWPWYLLFLDGVALVLFYVLFIPFSRRKA, from the coding sequence ATGCCTTTAAGCGAGTTCGAGTTTTTTGGTTTTGCCCATGTCGTTGCGATGGGCGTGATTCTCGTTGTGCCGATTGTTTTGACGCTTGTTGTCAGGCGGCTGGATTCGGAGAGGACGACTCAGGCAATTTGCTGCGCGTTTGCGGGGGTGATTGCGCTCAACGAGGTGCTGAACTGGAGCTATCGATTGGCGACGGTTGGAGTGCATGAGTTTGTGCGGGAGTATATGCCGTTGCATGTTTGTGGGATTACTGTTTTTGCGGCTGTGATTACGCTCGTTTTCCGGCGGCAGACGGCTTATGAGATTGCCTATTTCTGGGGGCTTGTCGGCGCGACCAATGCGGTTGTGACGCCTCAGCTTGAGTTCGGTTATCCGCAGTATCGCTTTTTTCAATATTTTATCGCGCACGGCGGTATTGTGGCTGCTGCGCTGTTCGCCACATGGGGGCTGGGTTTGCGACCAGTCGCTCGATCGGTTTTGCGCGTTTTTGTTTTGCTGAATGTTTTGGCTGTTGTTTTGATTGGCGTCAATTTGATGCTGGGGAGCAATTATATGTTTCTCTGTCAACCGCCTGATACAAAATCGCCTTTTTTCTTTTTGCCGTGGCCGTGGTATCTCTTATTCCTCGATGGGGTGGCATTGGTGTTATTTTACGTGCTTTTTATTCCTTTTTCGAGGAGAAAGGCATAA
- a CDS encoding ATP-binding protein encodes MIKYAKCLILLMFVGAGACFAATPFTPRLSDPVHESWRWRSFPELKGQGVSCLAQDGDGNFLFGTDRGIYRYDGMNWDFFPFDEGMVGARINALYVAGDGGVYVGSDRGIGRFENGIWERVFPSEGEWNTWDLMASQDGSLWAGTEWGALRLTPEGTRLYVAAEDTTGIREMVSDAVTFVVVPLDNRRLAVYDVCEGPDGAIWFGMYDGDLIRFDFASGYRRFGGEDEIDQGTYPRICVTEDGVVWVVYGDKSKRVNRFDGEKWEALEVGDLGRDHHYTSILESGDGTLWIGGSRLIAHRDGVWRVYDSSVFSHRMELHEATDGALWIVDRGEGAVRLDLGEDQTQTYEGLIFQCDTPDGAQWFISQDNGVVRYDGQGWTRFGVADGLMDAPSKLFVTRDGALWASGSHEQVAATARLDSSVWILKCHPRLSWGIDPCAVYEAFDGSLWFVAAVDWWLYGFLGGVVVFDGKGWTHHAVPGMTHYVRGIGQSSDGVLWFGGRLFGFDGVRRVRFTGPEVLAEDFVDAVYTAPRGDLWLGSRTYGVFRYDGTEWQRFDYGDGLADNRVQSIFQDRDGAVWAGTAEGVSRFDGRTWLQNALPPDFPRTGFYDPILQSRDGIFWLNSVSDVDAWHKRSSPGGIAVPCTLRTVRYVPETDPPETLMTLAPDEVPEGGEITFAWSGTDLWRSTLREDLQYAYRLDGGEWSPYSGDTVRSFEDLDVGTHTIEVKARDLAFNEEPVPSLVQFNVVPVVWRRPWFIGLISGFVILTGYLVLRIIVRDRRLRQANEDLASANETQLLQSARLVSLGQMVAGVAHELNQPLTVVETTAGDISLRLMEGMPLETDELQEMMEDVRGVVGRMAGTVDHLRVFSRDESEEPRQAMDVNAVIASSLKLMGSQLDNRGVDLVLDLSDALPEVWGHPHPLEQVVLNLLSNARDAVDERAEMEGVGYDKQTWIRTQAEDDAVVIEVEDNGVGMDEAIRQRLFEPFFTTKDADRGTGLGLSIVYAIVRNHDGEITVESEEGVGTTFKVMLPVMA; translated from the coding sequence ATGATTAAATACGCAAAATGTCTGATTCTTCTGATGTTTGTGGGCGCGGGTGCGTGTTTTGCGGCGACGCCTTTTACACCTCGTCTTTCGGATCCCGTACATGAGTCCTGGCGCTGGCGGTCTTTTCCAGAGTTGAAGGGACAAGGGGTGTCGTGTTTGGCGCAGGATGGGGATGGTAATTTTTTGTTTGGGACGGATAGAGGTATTTATCGCTACGATGGGATGAACTGGGATTTCTTTCCGTTTGATGAGGGGATGGTTGGGGCGCGGATCAACGCGCTTTATGTCGCTGGGGACGGCGGTGTTTATGTGGGGTCTGACCGGGGTATTGGTCGTTTTGAGAATGGGATATGGGAACGGGTTTTTCCATCTGAGGGAGAATGGAATACCTGGGATTTGATGGCATCACAGGATGGGAGTTTGTGGGCGGGTACGGAATGGGGTGCGCTCAGGTTGACGCCGGAAGGAACAAGGCTGTATGTGGCTGCGGAGGATACAACGGGTATTCGGGAGATGGTGTCAGATGCCGTGACTTTTGTTGTGGTTCCTTTGGACAATCGGAGGCTGGCGGTTTATGATGTGTGTGAAGGTCCCGATGGCGCGATCTGGTTTGGGATGTACGACGGCGATTTGATTCGATTTGATTTTGCGTCGGGCTATCGGCGTTTCGGTGGGGAAGATGAGATCGATCAGGGTACGTATCCGAGGATCTGTGTGACAGAGGATGGCGTTGTTTGGGTCGTGTATGGCGATAAGAGCAAGCGCGTGAACCGGTTTGATGGCGAGAAGTGGGAGGCTCTCGAAGTTGGTGATCTGGGTCGCGATCACCATTATACGTCTATTCTGGAAAGTGGGGATGGGACGCTCTGGATTGGCGGTAGCCGTTTGATTGCCCATAGGGATGGTGTGTGGCGCGTCTATGATTCGAGCGTGTTTTCGCATCGTATGGAACTCCACGAAGCCACGGACGGCGCGCTCTGGATTGTGGATAGGGGTGAGGGAGCAGTGCGTCTGGATTTGGGTGAGGATCAGACGCAGACTTATGAGGGTCTCATTTTTCAGTGTGATACGCCCGATGGCGCACAGTGGTTTATCTCGCAGGATAACGGTGTTGTGCGTTATGATGGGCAGGGGTGGACGCGGTTTGGCGTGGCGGATGGTTTGATGGATGCACCGAGTAAGCTTTTTGTGACGCGAGATGGCGCGCTTTGGGCCTCGGGGAGCCATGAGCAGGTCGCGGCTACAGCGCGGTTGGATAGTTCTGTATGGATCCTTAAATGTCATCCTCGGCTTTCCTGGGGTATTGATCCGTGCGCTGTTTATGAAGCGTTTGACGGCTCTTTGTGGTTTGTTGCGGCTGTGGATTGGTGGTTATATGGCTTTCTGGGTGGGGTCGTGGTTTTCGATGGGAAGGGTTGGACCCATCACGCTGTTCCGGGTATGACGCATTATGTGCGTGGGATTGGGCAGAGTTCTGATGGGGTTTTGTGGTTTGGTGGGCGGTTATTTGGCTTTGATGGGGTGCGGAGGGTGCGGTTCACGGGTCCAGAGGTGTTGGCGGAAGATTTTGTTGATGCCGTTTATACTGCGCCACGGGGCGATCTGTGGTTGGGTTCCCGAACTTATGGGGTGTTTCGGTATGACGGGACGGAGTGGCAGCGGTTCGATTATGGAGATGGGCTGGCGGACAATAGGGTGCAAAGCATTTTCCAGGATCGAGATGGTGCGGTCTGGGCGGGGACCGCAGAGGGGGTCAGCCGGTTTGATGGGCGCACATGGTTACAGAATGCTTTACCTCCTGATTTTCCGCGCACAGGGTTTTATGATCCGATTCTTCAGTCTCGAGACGGGATATTCTGGCTCAATTCTGTGTCTGATGTAGATGCCTGGCACAAAAGGTCATCACCTGGGGGTATAGCAGTACCATGTACTCTGCGTACTGTCCGATATGTGCCGGAGACCGATCCCCCTGAGACCCTGATGACCCTTGCACCGGATGAGGTGCCTGAGGGTGGAGAGATAACTTTCGCCTGGTCTGGGACGGATCTCTGGCGAAGCACATTGCGCGAGGATTTGCAATACGCCTATCGTTTGGACGGCGGGGAGTGGTCGCCATATAGCGGGGATACGGTCCGATCTTTTGAGGATCTGGATGTGGGGACACATACGATTGAGGTTAAAGCGCGCGATCTGGCGTTTAACGAAGAGCCTGTGCCGTCGCTGGTGCAATTTAATGTTGTCCCGGTGGTGTGGCGCCGTCCGTGGTTTATTGGGTTGATTTCAGGGTTTGTGATCCTTACGGGGTATCTGGTTTTGCGGATTATTGTTCGGGATCGGAGGTTGAGGCAAGCAAATGAAGATCTTGCATCTGCTAACGAGACGCAGCTTTTGCAGTCCGCGCGTCTGGTGTCGCTGGGGCAAATGGTTGCGGGCGTGGCGCACGAGCTCAACCAGCCGCTGACAGTTGTCGAGACTACTGCTGGAGATATTTCCCTGCGGTTGATGGAGGGTATGCCGCTTGAGACGGATGAGTTGCAGGAGATGATGGAGGATGTTCGGGGTGTGGTCGGTCGGATGGCGGGTACTGTTGATCATTTGCGCGTGTTTTCGCGCGATGAGTCCGAGGAGCCGCGCCAGGCGATGGATGTGAATGCGGTGATTGCGAGCAGTCTGAAGTTGATGGGTTCGCAGCTCGATAATCGCGGGGTTGATCTGGTGCTGGATCTTTCCGACGCGCTCCCAGAGGTCTGGGGACATCCGCATCCGCTCGAGCAGGTGGTTCTCAATTTGCTGTCGAATGCCCGGGATGCGGTGGATGAGCGGGCTGAGATGGAGGGGGTGGGTTATGATAAGCAGACCTGGATCCGAACACAGGCTGAGGACGATGCGGTTGTTATCGAGGTGGAGGATAATGGGGTTGGGATGGATGAGGCGATCCGGCAACGTCTTTTCGAGCCTTTTTTTACGACTAAGGATGCAGACCGGGGTACGGGTTTGGGGTTGTCGATTGTTTATGCCATTGTTCGCAATCACGATGGGGAGATTACTGTGGAGAGTGAGGAGGGCGTGGGGACGACGTTTAAGGTGATGTTGCCGGTGATGGCGTAG
- a CDS encoding response regulator: MAEQVSMTILVIDDDAHIRAAVGKFLIARGHTVIEAADGEKGVEVMESQAVDIVITDVKMPGMDGVEVLRRVQSISPETEVIVITGVKEAENAFRALREGAFDFFNKPFKVEELNAAIRRTVRYQALRKEKDRVSGEAG; encoded by the coding sequence ATGGCTGAGCAGGTCAGTATGACGATTTTGGTGATCGATGACGATGCACATATTCGGGCTGCGGTTGGGAAGTTTCTCATCGCGAGGGGACATACGGTTATCGAAGCAGCAGATGGCGAGAAGGGTGTGGAAGTGATGGAGAGCCAGGCTGTGGATATTGTGATTACAGATGTGAAGATGCCCGGTATGGATGGGGTTGAGGTGCTTCGGCGGGTGCAGTCTATCTCTCCTGAGACCGAGGTGATTGTGATTACGGGTGTTAAAGAGGCCGAAAATGCGTTTCGCGCGTTGCGGGAAGGGGCATTTGATTTTTTTAATAAGCCTTTTAAGGTGGAGGAGTTGAATGCGGCTATCCGGCGCACTGTGCGCTACCAGGCGCTTCGAAAAGAGAAGGATAGGGTTTCAGGCGAGGCTGGATAG